The following are encoded together in the Candidatus Eremiobacteraceae bacterium genome:
- a CDS encoding BTAD domain-containing putative transcriptional regulator codes for MATKSVIRWSADTTVDAVRFAALAGRDEAAALQEALQLYRGDFLEGDYDPWAAAERERLTMLYESVLAKMVATTRDPEAARTLIARNPYAEDAYAALIEAELEAGRSASAIDQVDRCRKALAEVGEAPSQAFDDRFGHIAARALDVPRSNLPVQVTSFVARETEVSKVKSLLAKSRLVTITGTGGVGKTRVALRVGADVLNGSGNGVWFADLAKVSSPEYVVSQIATVLDVRAFGNRPLLDQVLSYLRDKRLLLILDNCEHVIAEASRVAIAIIKDCPRVSVLATSREVLNVGGEQVYRLPSLSLPPSEGNLNAAESLQYEAVALFVTRASAADEQFSFGDGKASKVGDICRRLDGIALAIELAAARVRMFSVDHLAQRLDERFDLLSGADRTVLPRQQTMRATIDWSYGLLSAEAKALFRRLSIFQGGWSLDAALTVCADDRVEKPAILETLSSLVDKSLVAVDFGPEQQRYRLLETLREYGVERLNEHGEFAAVAERHAGYFAKFGNLAKERAHSTAMPKWLPSVEAELDNIRAVLEWSLVQKNDPVLGARLAECLWVFWLSRPYHDEGVRWLELALGATSTETDSDLNVAVALALTGMLMTLAMRPEALQAAERAVAAARTLGDDRTLARACYYAGQMLSFENRLDESQAVLEEALALAERVGDRHRVSVTLQELGRLHRKRGELGVAAALLSRAEELQRDNPTQYPWALIERACLEKRSGELSRAIELAREALAAGHAFGEARVQAVAGTALTMYLAVRGDIDPAVESARFVLQETINMRYEFWFPFIAEAIAAVAIRQNRLESAAYLVGWAEQEFGKRAFGRDAFVDAEIGWFLKPLRSLFGEEQLAKLLNIGASWGLDQAIEELRAVLA; via the coding sequence GTGGCAACCAAGTCTGTGATCCGATGGTCTGCCGACACGACGGTAGATGCTGTGCGTTTCGCGGCGCTTGCGGGTCGAGATGAAGCCGCCGCGCTCCAAGAAGCGCTCCAGCTGTATCGAGGTGATTTCCTCGAGGGAGACTATGACCCATGGGCCGCCGCTGAACGAGAGCGGCTCACCATGCTCTACGAAAGCGTACTCGCGAAAATGGTGGCCACGACAAGAGATCCCGAAGCGGCCCGCACGCTCATCGCGCGCAATCCATACGCTGAAGACGCATACGCGGCCCTTATCGAGGCGGAACTGGAGGCCGGACGAAGCGCAAGCGCAATAGACCAAGTCGATCGCTGCCGAAAAGCTCTCGCCGAAGTCGGCGAAGCGCCCTCTCAGGCTTTCGACGATAGATTCGGTCATATCGCGGCGCGTGCGCTGGACGTACCGCGCAGTAATCTGCCTGTCCAGGTGACGAGTTTCGTGGCGCGGGAAACCGAAGTGAGCAAGGTCAAGTCGCTATTAGCGAAATCGCGTTTGGTCACGATTACGGGAACCGGAGGCGTAGGAAAGACGCGCGTGGCGCTGCGTGTGGGCGCCGATGTGCTGAACGGTTCGGGAAATGGGGTCTGGTTCGCAGACCTTGCGAAAGTCTCATCACCCGAGTACGTCGTTTCGCAGATCGCAACTGTCCTCGACGTGCGCGCGTTCGGCAATCGTCCGCTGCTGGATCAAGTGCTGTCCTACTTGCGAGACAAACGATTGCTCCTTATCCTTGACAATTGCGAGCATGTGATAGCGGAGGCGTCGCGCGTCGCGATCGCGATCATCAAAGATTGCCCGCGCGTCTCGGTACTGGCCACGAGCCGGGAAGTGCTCAACGTCGGCGGCGAGCAAGTCTATCGGCTCCCTTCGCTGTCCCTCCCGCCGAGTGAAGGCAATCTCAACGCCGCTGAATCACTTCAGTACGAAGCCGTTGCCTTGTTCGTGACGCGAGCGTCTGCCGCCGACGAACAGTTCAGCTTCGGCGACGGCAAGGCGTCGAAAGTCGGCGACATATGTCGTCGATTGGACGGTATCGCGCTCGCGATAGAACTTGCGGCCGCCCGAGTAAGAATGTTCAGCGTCGATCATCTCGCCCAACGGCTCGATGAGCGTTTCGATCTCCTTTCGGGCGCTGACCGAACAGTGTTGCCGCGTCAACAAACCATGCGCGCCACGATCGATTGGAGCTACGGATTGCTCTCGGCAGAAGCCAAGGCGCTTTTCCGGCGATTGTCGATCTTCCAGGGCGGATGGAGTCTCGACGCGGCGCTAACCGTGTGCGCAGATGATCGTGTAGAGAAACCCGCGATTCTTGAGACACTTTCCTCGCTCGTCGACAAATCGCTCGTCGCTGTCGACTTTGGTCCTGAGCAGCAGCGATACCGTCTGCTGGAGACGCTGCGAGAATACGGCGTAGAGCGCCTCAATGAGCACGGCGAATTCGCGGCTGTCGCTGAGCGACACGCCGGATATTTCGCGAAATTCGGCAATCTCGCAAAAGAGCGGGCACATTCGACCGCGATGCCGAAATGGTTGCCGAGTGTCGAAGCGGAGTTAGACAACATACGAGCGGTGTTGGAGTGGAGTCTCGTTCAGAAAAACGATCCGGTTCTGGGAGCGCGACTCGCGGAATGTCTCTGGGTGTTTTGGCTCAGCCGACCGTATCACGACGAAGGCGTACGGTGGCTCGAGCTTGCGCTCGGCGCTACCAGCACGGAAACCGACTCTGACCTTAACGTCGCGGTCGCGCTTGCGCTAACGGGGATGCTCATGACCCTTGCCATGCGGCCGGAGGCGCTCCAGGCGGCAGAGCGCGCGGTCGCTGCCGCTCGAACGCTGGGCGACGATAGAACACTTGCACGCGCGTGTTACTACGCTGGCCAAATGCTGAGCTTCGAAAATCGACTCGATGAATCGCAAGCGGTACTGGAGGAGGCGCTCGCTTTGGCGGAACGGGTCGGCGACCGCCATCGCGTGTCAGTCACACTCCAAGAGCTCGGTCGACTGCATCGCAAGCGCGGCGAACTCGGCGTAGCCGCCGCGCTTCTATCTCGAGCCGAGGAATTGCAACGCGACAATCCGACACAGTACCCGTGGGCACTCATCGAGCGCGCTTGCCTAGAAAAGCGATCGGGTGAACTGTCGCGAGCCATTGAGCTAGCGCGCGAGGCGCTCGCCGCGGGGCACGCATTCGGCGAGGCACGGGTGCAGGCGGTCGCGGGTACAGCGCTCACGATGTACCTTGCGGTTCGGGGCGACATCGATCCGGCAGTGGAGAGCGCTCGCTTCGTGCTTCAGGAGACCATCAACATGCGCTACGAGTTCTGGTTTCCGTTTATCGCCGAAGCGATCGCCGCAGTGGCGATACGACAGAATCGCCTGGAATCCGCAGCCTACCTCGTCGGCTGGGCGGAGCAAGAATTCGGTAAGCGGGCGTTCGGCCGTGACGCATTTGTGGATGCCGAGATCGGCTGGTTCTTGAAACCGCTTCGGTCGCTGTTCGGCGAAGAACAACTTGCCAAGCTCCTGAACATCGGCGCTTCGTGGGGACTAGACCAAGCGATCGAAGAATTGCGTGCGGTGCTAGCCTAA
- a CDS encoding tetratricopeptide repeat protein, giving the protein MPAKKVERAHLPTGEVAFLFTDIEGSTRRWEAQPDQMKAAVARHEQIVSSAIDAHGGHVFKSLGDAFCVAFQTPRDAIAAASHAQRTLEEEDFSAVGGLRVRMGVHTGTAEERGGDYYGTSVNRAARIMSIGHGGQVLVSGATAHAVSRVLPPGATLIDLGLRRLKDLTQPEHVWQLATAGLQREFPPLNSLDARANNLPIQLTTLLGRAEELEEVKALVSNHRLLTISGAGGIGKTRLALQAAADLIDSFADGVWFADLAPVADAELVTSVVAKVVGMTQAEGSSIDEAIPQWLKRKQLLLVLDNCEHVIDAAAAIAAAILGAASQVQIVATSRQMLGIPGEVLYRLPSLAVPETTVGLTAQRASDFGAIALFVDRATASDVRFVLNSDNAPIIAEICRRLDGIPLAIELAAARVKVLSIPNLAQRLNERFKVLTGGSRTALPRQKTLTALISWSYDLLAPQEQTLFNRLSIFAGGFSLDAAAAVCGGDGLDESDIVDLLSMLGDKSLLVADTSGEQERYRLLESTRAYAIAKLAAAGEHDRLARRHAEYFRDQAQAADVLRGAGSTSKWLAAMELDLDNYRAAMDWALTGGRDAALGASMAGGLGWLWFVGGLSLEGRRWIDRAQADLDESAFPNVAAGLWLARCRLSVGSRLHDFAQRAVALYGSTRDARGSAWALYYLAVGLFDMGRFEEASEIFDSALAAMRTLGDKRGEADCLNLLAGNQWNRGDAAAARALYAQALDVNKSLGDDDGTAIVLANLAELAFAASQPDEAIHLMTEALDILTPGKNITHLATDNINMAAYRFALGDVDGAYESAQTGLRWARQAQYPLLIVIALQHLALLATQRKGIHRAAQLIGYVDARFRELGYERQPTERWGYEKVTAILRERLSDAEIETLAAEGAAWPEERALEEAQNI; this is encoded by the coding sequence ATGCCGGCCAAAAAGGTGGAGCGAGCCCACCTCCCCACGGGCGAAGTGGCATTTCTCTTCACGGATATCGAAGGCTCGACACGCCGCTGGGAAGCGCAACCCGACCAGATGAAGGCGGCGGTCGCACGCCATGAACAGATCGTATCCAGTGCGATCGACGCACACGGCGGTCACGTCTTCAAATCGCTAGGCGACGCGTTCTGTGTCGCATTTCAAACGCCGCGTGACGCGATCGCAGCCGCGTCACATGCGCAGCGCACGTTAGAAGAAGAAGATTTCTCGGCTGTCGGCGGCCTGCGCGTCCGCATGGGGGTGCACACCGGTACTGCGGAGGAGCGCGGCGGCGACTATTACGGAACCTCCGTCAACCGGGCGGCGCGGATCATGTCCATCGGTCACGGCGGTCAGGTCTTGGTCTCCGGCGCGACGGCGCATGCGGTCAGCCGCGTACTGCCGCCGGGCGCCACGCTCATCGACCTCGGGCTGCGGCGGCTGAAAGACCTCACGCAACCTGAACACGTCTGGCAGCTGGCTACGGCGGGTCTGCAGCGGGAGTTTCCGCCGCTCAACTCGCTTGACGCACGAGCGAACAATCTGCCGATTCAGCTCACGACCCTTCTCGGCCGAGCGGAAGAGCTCGAAGAAGTCAAAGCACTCGTAAGTAACCACCGATTGCTCACAATATCCGGTGCGGGTGGCATCGGCAAGACGCGGCTTGCGTTACAGGCAGCCGCTGATCTCATCGACAGTTTTGCAGACGGCGTCTGGTTCGCCGATCTCGCCCCCGTCGCGGACGCGGAGCTCGTGACGAGCGTGGTCGCAAAGGTAGTCGGCATGACGCAGGCCGAGGGCAGCAGTATCGACGAGGCGATTCCGCAGTGGCTCAAGCGCAAACAGTTGTTGCTCGTGCTGGACAACTGCGAGCACGTGATCGACGCCGCCGCGGCAATCGCCGCTGCTATTTTAGGTGCCGCAAGTCAAGTGCAGATCGTCGCCACGTCACGGCAGATGCTCGGCATTCCCGGCGAGGTTCTCTATCGCTTGCCTTCGCTTGCAGTGCCTGAAACGACCGTGGGACTCACGGCGCAGCGCGCGTCAGATTTCGGCGCCATAGCCCTGTTCGTCGACCGGGCCACAGCGTCAGATGTGCGCTTTGTTCTGAACAGCGACAACGCGCCCATCATCGCGGAAATATGCCGGCGACTGGACGGCATCCCGCTCGCGATCGAACTTGCGGCGGCGAGAGTAAAGGTGCTCAGCATACCTAATCTCGCCCAACGGCTAAACGAGCGCTTTAAGGTTCTCACCGGCGGAAGCCGGACTGCGCTGCCTCGACAGAAGACCCTGACAGCACTCATAAGCTGGAGCTACGATCTGCTCGCGCCGCAAGAGCAGACGCTCTTCAATCGGTTGAGCATCTTTGCCGGCGGGTTCAGCCTCGATGCCGCCGCGGCGGTGTGCGGCGGCGACGGTCTCGACGAAAGCGATATCGTCGACTTGCTGTCGATGTTGGGCGACAAATCGCTCCTCGTGGCAGACACGAGCGGCGAGCAGGAGCGTTACAGGCTGCTCGAGTCCACTCGCGCGTACGCCATTGCGAAACTTGCTGCAGCTGGCGAACATGACCGGCTGGCGCGACGCCATGCAGAATATTTTCGCGATCAGGCGCAAGCAGCAGACGTCCTCCGCGGCGCAGGTTCGACATCTAAGTGGCTCGCGGCAATGGAATTGGACTTGGACAACTATCGCGCCGCAATGGATTGGGCGCTCACCGGCGGGCGCGACGCTGCACTGGGCGCATCTATGGCCGGAGGGCTAGGCTGGCTATGGTTCGTCGGCGGCCTTTCACTTGAAGGGCGGCGTTGGATCGACCGCGCGCAAGCCGATCTCGACGAATCTGCGTTCCCCAACGTGGCGGCCGGGTTGTGGCTTGCGCGCTGCAGGCTTTCCGTCGGTAGCCGCTTGCACGATTTCGCGCAACGTGCCGTCGCTCTCTATGGATCGACGCGAGATGCGCGCGGGTCGGCATGGGCGCTCTACTATCTCGCCGTCGGTCTTTTCGACATGGGGCGCTTCGAGGAGGCAAGCGAGATCTTCGACAGCGCTCTTGCAGCGATGCGGACGCTAGGAGATAAACGCGGAGAGGCCGACTGTCTGAACTTGCTGGCGGGCAATCAGTGGAATCGAGGCGATGCCGCTGCGGCCCGTGCGTTGTACGCGCAGGCGCTTGACGTCAATAAATCACTCGGCGACGATGACGGCACGGCCATCGTGCTGGCAAATCTCGCGGAGTTGGCCTTTGCGGCCAGTCAGCCTGACGAGGCGATCCACCTCATGACTGAAGCGCTAGACATCCTAACACCCGGGAAGAACATCACGCACTTGGCCACGGACAACATAAACATGGCCGCGTACCGCTTCGCGTTGGGCGACGTCGACGGTGCGTATGAATCCGCACAGACGGGGTTGCGTTGGGCCCGGCAAGCGCAATACCCCTTGTTGATCGTCATCGCGTTGCAACATCTCGCGCTGCTAGCGACCCAGCGGAAAGGCATTCACAGGGCGGCGCAGCTCATCGGTTATGTCGACGCGCGGTTTCGGGAACTCGGGTACGAACGACAACCGACTGAAAGGTGGGGCTATGAAAAGGTCACCGCGATCTTGCGCGAGCGGCTGAGCGATGCCGAGATCGAAACGCTCGCGGCCGAAGGTGCGGCATGGCCGGAAGAACGCGCGCTCGAGGAAGCACAGAATATCTGA
- a CDS encoding FAD-binding and (Fe-S)-binding domain-containing protein: MTPAERRESNGSNAVDAAGLEAELRRRVRGEVRFDAGTRAMYSTDASNYRQIPIGLVLPVDAKDVEQALAACRAFGAPVCSRGGGTSLAGETCNVAVILDFSKYMNRIVEIDWEARRARVQPGCVNDDLRNRAEQRHLTFGPDPATHNRNTFGGMIGNNSCGMHAQMAGKTQENVEALDIVTYDGLRLRVGPTSGGELERIIADGGRKGKIYADLKALRDRYAGTIRARFPKIPRRVSGFALDELLPENGFNVARALVGTEGTCVTILEATVRLVHSPPHRVLLILGFADLATAGDYVPFCDEHAPIALEGIADSMFRFLELKGKTETGRSMFPEGNGWLICEFGGETKGEAMAAAHALMQAVTSLPEPPAMKLMEDSAQQSQLWAFRDEALGSTSKIPNQPDFYPGWEDSAVDPKRLGDYLRALQKMLDDYDYTGSIYGHFGQACVHVSIDFDLFTAQGIAKYREFVTKMARICVEHGGSLSGEHGDGQARGELLPIMFGDDLVHAFWEFKSIWDPRNMMNPGKVVHPYKLDENLRWGPDYKPWEPKTHFTFESDHGSFAVAANRCVGTGKCRKHDAGTMCPSYMVTKEEAYSTRGRARLLFEMLEGDPMKNGWQDEAVKDALDLCLSCKGCKGECPVNVDMATYKAEFLAHYYERKPRPLAAYAFGLMFWWARIASLAPALVNALTHAPVVGDIAKRIVSIARKREIPLFAPQSFRAWFAARPPRDRAAPKGDVLLWPDTWNNHFHPSTAQAAVEVLEDAGYRVVIPAVPLCCGRPLYDFGMLDRAKTMLHRILEALRPQIRAGVCVVVLEPSCLSIFRDEMLNLLGPDEDARRLKESTFLLTEFLAKRAPEYAPPRLRRKALVQQHCHQKAILDASSERKLFDAIGLESEYPDSGCCGMAGPFGFEARHYDVSIAVGERVLLPKVRQADERALIVANGFSCREQIAQTTGRQALHPAQVLKMAIDDRSRPSDDAFPERRFMPDVRVESNNAARSGTIGLALFAAVAAFLLLRRRRK; the protein is encoded by the coding sequence GTGACGCCGGCCGAACGTCGCGAATCGAACGGCTCCAACGCAGTCGATGCGGCGGGTCTGGAAGCCGAACTTCGCAGGCGCGTACGCGGTGAGGTCCGCTTTGACGCCGGAACTCGCGCGATGTACTCGACCGACGCCTCGAACTATCGTCAGATACCGATCGGACTTGTCCTTCCGGTGGACGCAAAGGACGTGGAACAAGCACTCGCAGCCTGCCGCGCCTTTGGCGCGCCGGTCTGTTCGCGCGGCGGCGGCACCAGCTTAGCAGGCGAGACGTGCAACGTGGCCGTGATCCTCGATTTCAGCAAGTATATGAACCGGATAGTGGAGATCGATTGGGAAGCAAGACGTGCGCGCGTGCAACCCGGTTGCGTGAACGATGATCTGCGCAATCGCGCCGAACAGCGGCATCTCACCTTCGGCCCCGATCCGGCAACGCACAACCGAAATACGTTCGGCGGGATGATCGGCAATAATTCGTGCGGCATGCACGCGCAAATGGCCGGCAAGACGCAAGAGAACGTCGAGGCACTCGACATCGTCACGTACGACGGTCTGCGCCTGCGCGTCGGCCCGACCTCCGGGGGCGAGCTCGAGCGCATCATCGCCGACGGCGGCCGGAAAGGCAAGATCTACGCCGACCTCAAGGCGCTGCGCGACCGGTACGCCGGCACGATCCGTGCGCGCTTTCCCAAGATCCCGCGCCGGGTTTCCGGCTTCGCGCTCGACGAGCTCTTGCCTGAGAACGGGTTCAACGTGGCCCGCGCGCTCGTCGGAACCGAGGGGACGTGCGTCACGATCCTCGAGGCCACCGTTCGACTCGTGCACAGTCCGCCGCATCGCGTCTTGCTGATCCTAGGTTTCGCGGATCTTGCAACGGCCGGCGACTACGTTCCGTTTTGCGACGAGCATGCGCCCATCGCGCTCGAGGGGATCGCAGACTCCATGTTCCGCTTCCTCGAATTGAAAGGCAAGACCGAGACCGGACGTTCGATGTTTCCGGAAGGCAACGGATGGTTGATCTGCGAGTTCGGCGGCGAGACAAAAGGCGAAGCGATGGCGGCCGCGCACGCATTGATGCAGGCCGTCACGTCCCTGCCCGAACCGCCGGCGATGAAGCTCATGGAGGATAGCGCGCAGCAATCGCAACTGTGGGCCTTTCGCGACGAAGCGCTCGGATCGACGTCGAAGATCCCCAACCAACCCGACTTTTATCCCGGCTGGGAAGATTCAGCTGTAGACCCAAAGCGGCTCGGCGACTATTTGCGGGCGTTGCAGAAAATGCTCGATGACTATGATTACACGGGTTCGATCTACGGGCATTTCGGCCAGGCGTGCGTGCACGTGAGCATCGACTTCGATCTCTTCACGGCGCAAGGCATCGCCAAATATCGCGAGTTCGTGACGAAGATGGCGCGCATCTGCGTCGAGCACGGCGGATCGCTGTCGGGCGAACACGGCGACGGGCAAGCACGCGGCGAACTCCTGCCGATCATGTTCGGCGATGACCTTGTCCACGCGTTCTGGGAGTTCAAGTCGATCTGGGATCCGCGCAACATGATGAACCCCGGCAAAGTCGTGCACCCGTACAAGCTCGACGAGAATCTTCGCTGGGGACCGGACTACAAACCCTGGGAGCCCAAGACGCATTTCACTTTTGAATCCGACCACGGGAGCTTTGCAGTCGCGGCAAACCGTTGCGTCGGCACCGGCAAATGCCGTAAGCACGACGCGGGAACCATGTGCCCAAGCTATATGGTGACAAAAGAAGAGGCGTATTCGACGCGCGGCCGAGCTCGTTTGCTCTTCGAGATGCTCGAAGGCGATCCGATGAAAAACGGCTGGCAGGACGAAGCGGTGAAAGACGCGCTCGATCTCTGCCTTTCGTGCAAGGGGTGTAAGGGCGAATGCCCGGTCAACGTCGACATGGCGACGTACAAAGCCGAATTCCTCGCCCACTACTACGAGCGCAAACCGCGCCCGCTCGCAGCATATGCTTTCGGACTCATGTTCTGGTGGGCGCGCATCGCATCGCTCGCACCTGCATTGGTCAACGCGCTGACGCACGCGCCGGTGGTGGGCGACATCGCAAAACGCATCGTTTCGATCGCGCGCAAGCGAGAGATTCCGTTGTTCGCGCCGCAGTCGTTCCGCGCGTGGTTCGCCGCGCGGCCGCCCCGGGATCGTGCGGCACCAAAAGGCGACGTGCTGCTGTGGCCGGACACCTGGAACAACCACTTCCATCCGTCAACAGCGCAGGCGGCCGTCGAAGTGCTGGAAGATGCGGGCTACCGCGTCGTGATTCCGGCCGTTCCGCTGTGCTGCGGACGTCCGCTGTACGATTTCGGCATGCTCGACCGGGCTAAGACGATGCTGCACCGCATCCTCGAGGCGCTGCGTCCCCAGATTCGGGCTGGAGTCTGTGTCGTCGTCCTGGAACCGAGCTGCCTTTCGATATTTCGCGACGAGATGCTCAATCTTCTCGGGCCGGACGAAGACGCGAGGCGGCTCAAGGAGAGCACTTTTCTGCTCACGGAATTTCTCGCCAAGAGAGCGCCGGAATACGCGCCGCCGCGATTGCGCCGCAAAGCGCTCGTCCAGCAGCACTGTCACCAAAAAGCAATTCTCGACGCATCGAGCGAGCGAAAGCTGTTCGACGCGATCGGCCTTGAATCGGAATATCCGGACAGCGGCTGCTGCGGCATGGCGGGTCCGTTCGGCTTCGAGGCGCGGCACTACGATGTGTCCATCGCTGTGGGCGAGCGAGTGCTTTTGCCCAAGGTGCGACAGGCCGACGAACGCGCGCTCATCGTCGCGAATGGTTTCAGCTGTAGAGAACAGATCGCCCAGACGACCGGACGGCAGGCGCTTCACCCGGCACAGGTGCTGAAGATGGCCATCGACGATCGCAGCAGGCCGAGCGACGACGCATTCCCGGAACGACGGTTCATGCCGGACGTTCGCGTCGAGTCGAACAACGCCGCGCGAAGCGGAACGATCGGCCTTGCGCTGTTCGCGGCAGTGGCGGCTTTCTTACTCCTTCGGCGCCGACGGAAATGA
- a CDS encoding transketolase codes for MGYISIVESLSSETVRALKLHANDIRQGIIRSLVAAGSGHSAGPLDMADVFAALYFHILRNKPSEPEWADRDRLLLSCGHIAPVRYSAMAYAGYFPVEELTTLRKFGSRLQGHPERMRLPALETTSGPLGEGLAQGTGMALAAKMDEAQWRTYVVTSDAEHQCGLHWEAAMTAAKFKLDNLTCIIDRNFIQIDGGTEDVMPLEPLADKYRAFNWEVFQCDGNDIAEFITTMEKAKSVRGKPQVVVAHTLPGKGVAYMEGDYRWHGKPPNRQQADEALSELSAQREALVKHDE; via the coding sequence ATGGGGTACATAAGCATAGTGGAGTCGTTATCTTCCGAGACAGTGCGCGCTCTGAAGCTGCACGCCAATGACATCCGGCAAGGCATCATTCGATCGCTCGTCGCGGCCGGTTCGGGCCATTCGGCCGGGCCGCTCGATATGGCGGACGTTTTCGCAGCCCTCTACTTTCACATCCTGCGCAATAAGCCGTCTGAACCCGAATGGGCGGATCGCGACAGATTGCTGCTTTCCTGCGGACACATCGCGCCGGTTCGCTACAGCGCGATGGCGTACGCCGGGTATTTTCCAGTCGAAGAATTGACCACGCTGCGCAAATTTGGTTCGCGCTTGCAAGGACATCCGGAGCGTATGCGCCTTCCCGCGCTGGAAACCACCTCGGGGCCGCTCGGCGAAGGACTCGCGCAAGGCACAGGAATGGCGTTGGCGGCGAAAATGGACGAGGCGCAATGGCGCACGTACGTCGTCACATCCGACGCTGAACACCAATGCGGGCTGCACTGGGAAGCCGCGATGACGGCAGCTAAATTCAAACTCGACAATCTCACCTGCATCATCGACCGGAACTTCATTCAAATAGACGGCGGCACCGAAGACGTCATGCCGCTCGAACCGCTCGCGGACAAATATCGCGCGTTCAATTGGGAAGTCTTCCAGTGCGACGGCAACGACATCGCGGAGTTCATCACCACGATGGAAAAGGCCAAAAGCGTCCGCGGCAAACCGCAAGTCGTCGTCGCGCACACGCTGCCCGGCAAAGGCGTCGCGTACATGGAAGGGGATTATCGTTGGCACGGCAAGCCGCCCAATCGACAGCAAGCCGATGAGGCGCTGAGCGAATTGTCGGCGCAGCGAGAGGCGCTGGTGAAACACGATGAGTAA
- a CDS encoding transketolase C-terminal domain-containing protein — MSNARRTQTAQTQPMHLVDLETAKIQLVPTRDGFGEGLIAAGRANPQVIGICADLSESTRMEGFKTAFPQRYIEIGVAEQMLVAMAAGLAAIGKIPFIASYAMFDPGRSWEQVRTTMALNEMNVKIAGAHAGVSVGPDGATHQAIEDIAIMRVIPNMLVVVPCDSIQTHKATVAVAERFGPTYLRFGREKSAIVTTDDTPFEIGTAQTFRGGDDVAIVACGILVYNALQAARELAEHDGIECRVINNHTIKPMDEEAIVAAARECGAFVTVEEHQVHAGMGSRVAEITAQHHPIPIEFIGVQDQFGQSGTPAELIEHYGMGTESIKDAVRRVLKRKR; from the coding sequence ATGAGTAACGCACGCCGCACGCAGACCGCTCAGACCCAGCCGATGCATCTCGTCGACCTCGAAACCGCGAAAATTCAGCTCGTTCCGACACGCGATGGATTCGGCGAGGGTTTGATCGCGGCGGGGCGGGCAAACCCGCAGGTCATCGGGATATGCGCAGACTTGTCGGAATCGACGCGCATGGAGGGTTTCAAAACCGCGTTCCCCCAGCGCTATATCGAGATCGGCGTGGCGGAACAGATGCTCGTAGCGATGGCGGCGGGTCTGGCCGCGATCGGCAAGATCCCATTTATCGCGAGCTACGCGATGTTCGACCCGGGCCGCTCGTGGGAGCAAGTCCGGACGACGATGGCGCTGAACGAGATGAACGTGAAGATCGCGGGCGCTCACGCGGGCGTCTCTGTCGGACCGGATGGTGCCACGCACCAAGCCATCGAGGACATCGCGATCATGCGGGTCATCCCGAACATGCTCGTCGTCGTGCCGTGCGACTCGATCCAGACGCACAAGGCCACGGTCGCGGTCGCCGAACGCTTCGGACCGACGTATTTGCGTTTCGGACGCGAAAAATCCGCGATCGTCACGACCGACGACACGCCGTTTGAAATAGGCACGGCCCAGACGTTTCGCGGCGGCGACGACGTCGCCATCGTGGCCTGCGGAATCCTCGTCTACAACGCGCTGCAAGCCGCGCGAGAATTGGCGGAGCACGACGGAATCGAGTGTCGCGTCATCAACAACCACACCATCAAGCCGATGGATGAGGAAGCGATCGTCGCAGCCGCGCGTGAGTGCGGCGCCTTCGTGACCGTCGAAGAGCATCAAGTGCACGCGGGCATGGGCTCGCGGGTGGCGGAGATCACCGCGCAGCATCATCCGATACCGATCGAATTCATCGGCGTGCAAGATCAGTTCGGACAATCGGGAACGCCGGCCGAATTGATCGAGCACTACGGCATGGGCACCGAGTCCATCAAGGACGCCGTCCGGCGCGTCCTCAAGCGTAAACGCTAA